DNA sequence from the Vicia villosa cultivar HV-30 ecotype Madison, WI linkage group LG3, Vvil1.0, whole genome shotgun sequence genome:
TCACGAACCgaaatcatcacattttgttccgaACTCAAAACTGTCGCTTTTTCTGCACTGCTGCAGCTGCTGTCCCGTGACTTGCAGCTGCTGTCCAGCACCTCTGTCATGCCTTCGCACTCATCGGTAATCATCATTAAGAGTGTGGCTTCATCATCCACCTCTTGCCTAGCAACCTTGGCTTCATCCCCTTTAGTTTCAAGCTGTTTAGCACCACACTTTGCTTGAAAATGCCCAAGTTTCCTGCATTTCCAGCATTGTACCTTGCTCATGTCTCTTGGTTTTCCACCTCTCGCGTTGCTTCGATCACCATAACCGTTTGAGCTGCTGCTCTCACCCTTTTGTCCCTTCGAATGTTTAGGTTCACCATCGCCTTGCTTCCCTTTCGAAGGCCATTTCCCTTTCGAACCTTTACTCCTTTCATTGAAACGAGCTTGCAAAGCTAATTCCGCCTTTGCTTTATCGCTTCCTCTCtcgtccattctttgttcatgtgcttctagggaactttgaagctcatccttgctcagcgacgtaaggtccttcgactcttcaATAGCAACCACAATGTTGTCGAATCTTGACGTCAACGAACGTAGGATTTTTGACACAACATTCTGCTCTAAGATCGTTTCCCCACacgacttgatttgattcactaagcgcgtaatgcgcgtcacataatcgttgatcgtttccttctcttccatttgcgttaactcgaattgcctcttgtgagtttgtaacctcacaaccTTCGCCTTCGCAGCCCCAGCATATGCTTTCTCAAGAATTAACCAAGCTTGCCTTGCGGACTCGCAATCACCGACCTTTTCGAAGTTATCACCATCGACGCAAGAGTGTATCAAGAAGAgagctttgtaatctttcttcttctcttccctgaAAGTTGCTTGATGTGCAGCTGTAGGTTCAGCCCCAAGAGGTGTGACTCCATTGTTGACGATATCGAGAACTTCTTGATATCCAAACAAGACCTTCATTTGCTTAGACCACTTGTCGTAATTCTTCGAATCAAGAATCGGTAAATTGGATGGGATTCGATCATTGGTACTCATTGTTGCAGCGGAATCGGATcagaaccagagctcttgatgccaaatgttggaacatacaaatcaaattaaggtttctttaatggggaaaatgatcaattgaagaagatgaggattaaagaaagaagagaaataatagagagagagtaattgagggtgagatagtgaattggcattaaccacaacataggagtagtgagctccttatatagtacaagttacaaaatgattggaatgatttaaagcaccctaaaacaaacagaaaaaacagttgggcttcagtgtaaccggttacggcaaacagcgtaaccggttacgcaaacgcAACATCTACAGTAAATCTGTTttacgggttcgtaaccggttacggtaacaggcgtaaccggttacgccaactgaagtgctaaaaacagcagtttcaacacaccacctcacTTCAGTTGGTCCAAGTCCACCATGCTCAGCTTCCTTCTCAGCCTCTTGAACACCTCATTGGTCACACCCTTGGTCAATAAGTCAGCTACTTGATCTTCGCTTCGAGCaatacacctttgtgggagagacaccacttctccacctaaaaccttaaggtgataggtgagtgggttctcccacttatatatgctcaagtcaccacacacatttccaatgtgggactattatccacactcacacttgcattattctcaacactccccctcaagtgtgagtctacaaTGCTCCCCCTCCATGTGGAAACTCcacttccacatacacttgtatccgttgacttcaactacatgtatctgttgactctcttcaactacatgtatccgttgactttcaactacaagttttagccggtccctttctcgaaccaaaggctcatgataccatttgttagcgcaacatcgggggagggtcgagtcgGGAGCATTGTTTATTCCGGGACATTCCTtcgagcaacacacctttgtgggagagacaccacttctccacctaaaaccttaaggtaataggtgagtgggttctcccacttatatatgctcaagtcaccacacacttttccaatgtgggactattatccacactcacacttgcattattctcaacactccccctcaagtgtgagtctacaaTGCTCCCCCTCCATGTGGAAACtcctcttccacatacacttgtatccgttgacttcaactacatgtatccgttgactttcaactacaagttttagccggtccctttctcgaaccaaaggctcatgataccatttgttggcgcaacatcgggggagtcgagttcgggagcattgATAATCACGGGACATTCCTTCGAGCAATACACCTTTGTGtgagaataatgcaagtgtgagtgtggataatagtcccacattggaaatgtgtgtggtgacttgagcatatataagtgagagacaccacttctccacctaaaaccttaaggtgataggtgagtgggttctcccacttatatatgctcaagtcaccacacacatttccaatgtgggactattatccacactcacacttgcattattctcaacactccccctcaagtgtgagtgtggataatagtcccacattggaaatgtgtgtggtgacttgagcatatataagtgggagaacccactcacctatcaccttaaggttttaggtggagaagtggtgtctctcacttatatatgctcaagtcaccacacacatttccaatgtgggactattatccacactcacacttgcattattctcaacacttaaggttttaggtggagaagtggtgtctctcccacaaaggtgtgttgctcgaAGGAATGTCCCGGAATAAACAATGCTCCcgactcgaccctcccccgatgttgcgctaacaaatggtatcagagcctttggttcgagaaagggaccggctaaaacttgtagttgaaagtcaacggatacatgtagttgaagagagtcaacagatacatgtagttgaagtcaacggatacaagtgtatgtggaagtgGAGTTTCCACATGGAGGGGGAGCAttgtagactcacacttgagggggagtgttgagaataatgcaagtgtgagtgtggataatagtcccacattggaaaagtgtgtggtgacttgagcatatataagtgggagaacccactcacctattaccttaaggttttaggtggagaagtggtgtctctcccacaagTGTGTTGCTCGAAGGAATGTCCCGGAATAAACAATGCTCCcgactcgaccctcccccgatgttgcgctaacaaatggtatcatgagcctttggttcgagaaagggaccggctaaaacttgtagttgaaagtcaacggatacatgtagttgaagagagtcaacagatacatgtagttgaagtcaacggatacaagtgtatgtggaagtgGAGTTTCCACATGGAGGGGGAGCAttgtagactcacacttgagggggagtgttgagaataatgcaagtgtgagtgtggataatagtcccacattggaaatgtgtgtggtgacttgagcatatataagtgggagaacccactcacctatcaccttaaggttttaggtggagaagtggtgtctctcccacaaaggtgtattGCTCGAAGGAATGTCCCGTGATTATcaatgctcccgaactcgacTCCCCCGATGTTGCGCCAACAAGTTTGTCTGTTTTCAATAtagtttttgaaatttaaaaatgtaGATCATGGTTTGATATTTGAATAAAATcgttgtgttgtgttgtgttgtgtgcTAGTACTTGACTCACTTCCGTTTGAGTAATTAGGGATGTTTGCGGCAGCACGGTTTAAATCGGTTTTAAGGTAAATAAATTATCATATTCAAATATAAAAgaatatatatgtttttgtttgttaaaaatcAAGTGTCAAATTTGTGTGATAGAAAGTTAATTAGTGATTATTCTCTTTGAAATTCATTGGAATATGTTAAGAATCGAATATAAGTAGTTTCCAATCACTCATTTTCTTAAGCCTACTGAGAATAAAATGTGAGTCATGCACACTGCACACAATATatatgttggtgattttagtatcatcaatgtattttggtagtaatgtaatttactataggccaatgcaattatgcgttaagtttaaAACGAGTTacggtagtgcggagtgcacgctcgtcaagccaaacgtgtaattgaatatgaataatagaaacggggttccaaggggcgtagctcctggcggggtgcgggacagcgccccgtcggggtccaaggggcggagcccctggcggggtgcggggcagcgccctgccggggtccaaggggcaacgcccctggctggggtcccgtttgaatagttgcaccctttcccaacggacataacaattcgtttgaatagttgcacccgtttccaacagacataactgtttttccgaaaaggtgtgtctgttcgtttctattattggtctcctatataaggagtcttttggtctcgatttggtacacgaaattacatacttcctctctacattctgatctgctctctattgtcagaaacagattgttcttcaagaattatccccgcaaagatttcgtgaacccagagaagaatagggtcgaaatactttgttcggaaagtgaacaaacacgattcttgaagatatccaggattatcatacttTTTTTCTAACAATATAAAGTGtcaattttcttttttgaatCAATATAAAGTGTCATCTACTTATATTTACACACTTAATCTCTTAATTTCTGGGAGTAGATGTCCTCACAAATTTCAGAAGGAGGGTGATCAGTCACAAGTTTGGGTTTTGTCGTGGGTCCTCATACGCGGACGTTGTTTCTAAGGGAAAAATGGAGATTTATTCTGAAGTTTATCCAACATTGAATTTCATatcgaaggaagaaaatagaAACAGGTTGGCGAAGGTTTTTGTAGGCGTGGTTTTGATTCCAGATTCGTCGTATAATATTCAGACTAGCTTTGAGGTAGAAGGCTTCTTTTTAGTTAAAGTTACTCCTCTAGGGGCCAACTTGTGTTTGCTATAAGAGACGGAAGAGAGTTTTATTCGGGATCTGATCAGAGAGGTTCAACATGGTGGAGATAGTGGTTTAAGGAGATAAATTCGTGGAAGAACTCCGACGTGGATGTGGGGATAGTGATGTGGATACGAGTCTATGGTGTTCAGAGTTTTTTTGTGAGCTTGGCTAATAACATAGGCTCTTTTATCTGTATTAATGAAAATACTGCTAATAGGTCGTGTATGGACATCGCGAGAATCATGGGTAGAGTTTCGTCTCCGTTTTATTTGAAGGAAGCGGGAAGGTGGTAATCGACGGGGAGGAGTTTAACTTGGTGTTTAAAGAAGATACTTATGGGCCGCTTCGTTTAAGGAAGGATAGGGATGTCACTAAAgtgaaagaagttgagttttccAGTTTTGATGAAGATTGGTCTAACCGGTTTGATATTCAGGATGGAGAAGAGTATTGCCAGAGTAGTAATTCTACGCCCGATGATCCGGAGGGGGGGAGAATGGATGATGGGAAGGAGAAGGACAGGGGATCTAAAAAGGATTGGAGGAAAAGTTCTTGCAGGTTTTCTGATACTCTATCATTGAAGGAGGTTTAAATAGGTTTCTCTTCTTTTGATAATGATGTGGAAAACGCAAAGGATATTGAAAGTCTCTGAAAAAGTACTAACACTTTCTATCAGTATGATAAGGAAGGAGGATTTCTTGATGAAAGGTCTCTTTCGGCTATTTCCTCGGGGACCAATGTGAGTTGTTCTTTGCCCTCTTTTACGCCTATCCTGGAACTGGTTAAGAGTGGACACGTGGACGGAAAGAGAAACTTTAAgagagttaatttttttttttaaaaaaaaactctgaACTGACTGGGCCTGTTAAAAAACCTTTAATAAGGCTCAagaagaaggttgggaggttagTTTGTGAGCCTGTTTCTAATTTAGAAGTCTCGAGTGGCCCACCACCCTATGTTAGTGACTCTGTTTTTCTGGATTCTTTGGGATCGAAGCAGATTGATGGTGGAGGCGCGTTTCTTCACGGGGAGCAGTCGGGGGAGTCGGATTTGATCAAGGGAAGTAATATACTGAGGGAGTCATTGAGATATGAAGGGGGATTTGTTGTGGAAAGAAATTGGTGACCTGGGAGTGGTTTCTTCTTAGTCCAAGAGAGATTTTAAGAAGATTCAGGAGTTCGAAAATTCCAGCAGAGTTTCAAAGGAAGGAGGGAAGGTGGTGCAAAGATGTTCATTATGATTATGGGAACTTTTAATATTAGAGGGAGTGGTAGTTTTTTGAAGAGGAGAAGAATTAATCATATAATAGGTAAGGGTAAGGTTGATATTTTCATGTTACAGGAAACGAAATTCAAGTTGTGTTCGGTTCAGTTGGCGAGGATTTTTTGGCCGTCGGAAGATATTTCTCTATCTCAAACTCTGAAGGTATGTCGGGTGGCCTTATTATAATATGGAGAGTTAGAGATGTGGAGGTTATTTGCAGTTTTAGGGGTCCTGGATTTTTGGGTATTAAAGTAAGGTGGAAAGACAATCTTTATTATGTCTTTAATGTTTATTCTGCTTATTTTGTTTCTCTAAAGAGACTATTATGGATTAAATTGTTGGCTTTAAAAGCTGTGTATAAAGATGGCGAGTGGGTGATATGGGTGATTTCAAAGCGGTTAAAAGTGGAGGGGAGGGAATTGGAAGGACAGCTTCTGGCAATAATCCTGAATGGAACGAGTTCTCCGATTTCATTAAGGATATCGATTTGGTTGACATTCCTTGTAAAGGTAGAAGGTTTAGTTGGATAAGTGGGGAAGGAAAGTCTAAAAGTCATATCGATCGTTTTTTTGTTTAGATATTATCATGGAAAGATGGGGAGTAGTGGGGCAATTTATTGGCCAAAGGGATATCTCCGATCATTGTCCGGTGTGATTAGTGGTGGACAAGGAAGATTGGGGTCCGAAGCCGTTTAAATTCAATAACGAATGGTTTCACAAGAAGGATTTCTTGAAGTTTGTCGAGAAGGAGTGGGCTGAGATAGTTGTTTACGGCAGGGGGATTATGTCTTGAAGGAAAAGTTTAGGTTGCTAAAAGGTAGGATTAAGTGGTGGAACATCAACGTTTTCAGCAAGATTGATTTGGAGATGGAAGATGGGGTTAGGGAGATGAATGCCTATGATGATATGGGCTCGGATGTGGAAGACGTGGAGGAAGATAAGCGAAAGGCGAACAAAAAGTTTTGGCTTAATCTTAAAATTAAGGAAAACATGATTATTCAGAGGGTTAGAATTAAATGGATAAACGAAGAGGATGTTAATAGTAAGTACTTTCTATGCAGTTATGAAGAAGAACTTGAGACGCAATCATATAGGATCTATAGCAACATCAATAGGGGTTTTGAGTTCGGTCAAGGAGGTTAAAGAAGCAGTTTTTGAGCATTTTGAgaaaaaattcaaagatgatTATAATAGGCCGGTTTTGGAGGgagatttatttaataattattcgtACACACACGAAGGTCTCCTTCTTGGACAGAAGGGATCAGTTCCCCTGCAGCGCGTAGAATGAAAGTCAAAGATGTTTCTCAATATATGATTGATGGTTCAAAAGAGAACCCTAACTTGGCTCAAAAGCTTCATGATGTTTTACTCGAAAGCGGCGTTGTTGCTCCTCCAAACTTGTTTTCTGAAATTTATCATGACCAGATAGGTTCTCAAAATGAAGCCAATCCAAATGAGGACGATTCTCCaattgaataaatagatgaatATAAACACGGAAGTACGCAGAAAGAAGCCAAGGTTGGCGATAATCTAGCTCCTCCTCGATTTTTGCCTCCATTACCTCCACACATAACTCATCCCAAAGCAAGTCCTAGCAATCTGACGGAGCATTCTAAGCCTGTAGAAGGTTTGAGAATCGGCTTTTCTCTTGATACAAGGGAAGCTGCTGAACAGCAGATACAATCCGATACAGAAGCAGCACAAGTTAAGTACGAGAAAAATGTCCCGGTTGCTGCTGCTGTCGCTTCTTCTATGGTAGCTACTGCCGCAAAATCCCTTGACAGTGTAGGGGTTTTGTTCTCTTTAAATTAAATCAGTGAAGCAAAAGTTTCAATGAGCTTTTAtggtttacaaagaaattttttacgttattttgaatgtttatttttatAGCATcttaattttttcaagacaataATTTTAATTGCCAACAGAATTGGTCAAGatttcttattttcaaatttgTCCCACAAAAGTTGAATCTTTCTTTTTCAATTGCCTAAAATTGACTACGTTCCTTTCCAAAATCATTTGAATGTCAACTAAAATTTCACATGCACAAGTCATCataaacattttgtacatatcaCAAAATATAGCAAAATTTCAAGTGTATCAAGCAAGTAACCTCAAGTATATTTTCACACTCAATAGAAAAGACAACATAAATATTGAACATTTATCATGTGACAAATCCAAAGCACCCTGCATTTTTGCTTAAGGAATTAGTATAACAGTTACATTTATTCAAAATCATCAAGCTGGTGCAATGGAAACTTTATCAACTTGAACAATATATTCAAGTGTTGCAAGTGGAGGAATCTGCACACCAGAGCCTAAATCAGCACCATTCTCTCTAAATCCCAATTCAGGTGGCACTATCACCTTCCTCTTCCCTCCTGCCTTCATACTTTTCAGCACATATTCTATCCCTTCACACACTCCTTTACTATATGGCCTTGACCCCATTACTAGTGCCAATGCTTTCTTCTCCCCTTCAAATGTGTTCACAAACACTTGACCCGTGCTTTCGACTTTTCCCATTATATCAATCACAACCAAATCGCCTCGCCTCGGTGTATCCCCGCCACCAATCTTCAATTCATAATACCTGTAGAAATCGCGTAACGTATAAAAAATGAGACATGCATGCATACAATTTTGTATATAACATTCAAAGCTTCTTCTTACCTTATGCCATTAGGCAGAATTACCTCTTCTGCCTCCTCGACACTCCTACGAATACAACGATATCATTAGACTTCATTAACTGaatcttttagtaataaaatttGGAGCGGCGAGAGAGACCTTGTATTAGCCTCTTGTTGAGAAACCTCGAGGCGAGTTTTGATTTGTTCTGAGACGACGCCAAAAGCAAGAAAACCCAACCCATGCAAGACCAACTCCGAGGCCGAACCGTCTAGTCAAGGAAGTGGCTATCCAATCTGTGGAATTAACCTTATTTGATGAAACTACTGGTTTCATAGGCTTCTGTTGCTGTGAATTGATAGAGacttgtactgtctgatcttcaTTTGAAATTTTTGTTGGCTGTGGAGAGTATGAATGATCACAGGATTTAGCTAACAAGCAAGAAACTTGCTCAGACGTCAGAGTGAAGTGAACCTACAAGTAAATAGCACATCACATGTATCATAACAAATCCATGTACACTTCTCGGAGAGTATGAATGATCACAGTCACAGGGATTTAGCTCACAAGCAAGAAACTTGCTCAGACGTTAGAGTGAAGTGAACCTACAAGTAAATAGCACATCACATGTATAATAATAAATCCAATTCccaggttttattttattggaatgAAATTTGTAAAAATCATGAGATGCCGCGTTTACTAGCTTAGAAAAAAGGGAAAATGCAGGAGTTAGTAGAGGTTATGAGAAAAGTGAAAGCAGGTGGGTCTACCAGATTGAAAGCCAGAACTTGCAAGGAAGAATATAGTGTAACTCTGGTTCCAGCTGTTGTTTCCAATCAACCATTGAACACAGAAAATCTGATATTTGGCATTGAAAAATTATATTCTGCTTGCATAACCGTTTGGGCCTTCGCAGTCTGGATTGCTCGACGCATGTAAATCTTGACTTGCTTTGGTTGTCATGTGAAAATAGAACATGAATGACAAGTTTGGCAGTCACAGATTCCCTCCCTGTTCGCACATCAACCTGCCAGGGTTTCTCATCGTTAAAAAGGTTGCCACTTAGATGATTAAACCAAAGAAAATTCAGTAATTTCGCAACAGCTCAGATCACAAAGGTCCTGAGAGCTAAAAGTTAATCCAGGAGCAAAATAAGAGAACCAATTTCTTGTTTAAAAGGCATTGTAGCTACGCACTTATGAAGGGAAAAGAGTAATAGTCTTGgcaatttataaaagaaaagttCAACTAgaggcagcagcaatgactcgAGACAGAGTATATGTTATACATGgaaagacacacacacacacacatacacatttTCTAAGCATTTACAGTGTGTGAGAGATAATAGATTATAGAAGCATAATCTAAAATTGAACTAAAGTAGATGTCCAAaagtaagtaaataaataaaatggaacAAAAGTATCTGACCTTTTTTCAATATTTACTAGACCTCTCTCCATCATTTCATGACGAAGTTTCTCTGCTTTATCAGTCTCATTTTTCTTGAGCAGTGCACCAATAATTGTATCAAAAGTTACAGCATCGGGGGAGCAATCATTGGTATCCATTTTTGATAGTAAGAGTATAGCTTCATCAAAAGAGCCATCTTTACAAAGTGCATTGATGATGATAGTATATGTTCGGACATTTGGAGGACAATGGTGCATCAAAAGGTATTGAAGAGCATCTTCTATAATCTTCAACTTTTCACCTTTGCACAAATTGTCAACAATTACATAGTTTGTGTAAAAATCAGGCCAAATTCCTTGaacaatcttccaaaataatgaGATTGCCTCGTCAAGAGGTCGGGTTTTACAAAGCGCATCTAACAATATATTGTAAGTGACTACATCTGGGGGTTGACCACTATCCCGCATTTCATCAAGAAGTTCCTTCACGTGTGGTATTCTGTGCAAATTGCATAAGCCATCGATAAGTGAATTATAAGTAGCAATATTAGGGACTAAATTTTTACGACGCATCTCTTTAAAGAGAACCAACGCTTCATCAACCATTTCATTCTTGCAATAACCATTAATCAAGACATTATAATTCAAAACATCCGGTTCCAAGCCTCTTTTGACCATTCCATTGAATAGTTCTTTAGCCTCGTTAacactttttcttaaaaaatacccaTCCATCATAGCATTGTAAGTAATAATATCCGGTTTCTCGCCTCTTTTCATCATCATAACAAACACACCCTGTGCTTCTAAGATCCTTCCTTCTTTACATAACGCATCAATCAATATGTTAAACGTAAAGTCATCCGTATCAACGTTTTCCCGCACCATTCTCATCAGTAATTGATTTACATCTTGCCATCGACCTACGCTACAACAACCACGAATTAAAGAGTTGTAGGTAACAACATCAAGTAAAACTCCCCTGTCACCCATCCGAGAACACAAGCTAAGCGCATCCGTGACAAGTCCATCTTTGCATAGTCCATCAATGACTGCACTATACATAACTAGATTGGGTTCAACCGACCGTCCCTCCATCTCTTGTATCAAATGTAACGCAGCTCTAGTTTGCCCGTTTTTACTCAACCCATTGATTAAAATCCCATAAGTAAATTCATCAAAAATATACCCTTGGGCCACTAGGTGTTGGTAAAAGTTCAAGGCTTTAAAAATCATCCCATTCATACAAAAACCATTAATGATTGTATTAAAAGTGACCATGTTAGGTTGATAGCCACTCTTAAGAATGGTACCCAATAACGAAAAAGCAAAAGCCATATGAGTTTGATGACAAAAACAATTAATCAAGATGGTGAAAGTGGCAATAGAAGGCGAAATCCCCCTTAATTGAAACTGGGAAAAAAGCGAAATTGCAATGGGATAATGCCCCATTCTGACAATAGCTCCTAGAACCTTGTCAAATTCACAAGTGGGTGGCGGAGAAAGTGCACGAATCATGCAATTGAAACGAGTAACAGCAGCATCAAGATTATGAAAGCCAGAACTTTTTCGGCGTTGCGAATGGCTGAAGAAGCGATAGAGTAGCAATGTAGAAGAAGTTAGAATAGGATTGCGAGAGAATTTGGGAATGGCATACCTTGGATTTAGCATCATCAAGATTCGTTCCGTTCCTCTCCCGCTTAGCACGTGATTGAAGAAACGGTGATTTGGAAGGAAGATTTGAGTTTGCAGAAGAAAAAATGGTAGAACATGGTGATTTTCTGTTAAACCAtgatgaaagaagaagaagaagaagaagaagaagtgtgcGCTGCCGCTACCGGTAGCATAGGTCTCTCAGGTaggagacttttttttttttttttacaaattgaaAGGCAACCGTTGGATAACATGATGATAT
Encoded proteins:
- the LOC131660227 gene encoding putative pentatricopeptide repeat-containing protein At1g12700, mitochondrial isoform X2; translated protein: MMLNPRYAIPKFSRNPILTSSTLLLYRFFSHSQRRKSSGFHNLDAAVTRFNCMIRALSPPPTCEFDKVLGAIVRMGHYPIAISLFSQFQLRGISPSIATFTILINCFCHQTHMAFAFSLLGTILKSGYQPNMVTFNTIINGFCMNGMIFKALNFYQHLVAQGYIFDEFTYGILINGLSKNGQTRAALHLIQEMEGRSVEPNLVMYSAVIDGLCKDGLVTDALSLCSRMGDRGVLLDVVTYNSLIRGCCSVGRWQDVNQLLMRMVRENVDTDDFTFNILIDALCKEGRILEAQGVFVMMMKRGEKPDIITYNAMMDGYFLRKSVNEAKELFNGMVKRGLEPDVLNYNVLINGYCKNEMVDEALVLFKEMRRKNLVPNIATYNSLIDGLCNLHRIPHVKELLDEMRDSGQPPDVVTYNILLDALCKTRPLDEAISLFWKIVQGIWPDFYTNYVIVDNLCKGEKLKIIEDALQYLLMHHCPPNVRTYTIIINALCKDGSFDEAILLLSKMDTNDCSPDAVTFDTIIGALLKKNETDKAEKLRHEMMERGLVNIEKRFTSL
- the LOC131660227 gene encoding putative pentatricopeptide repeat-containing protein At1g12700, mitochondrial isoform X1; protein product: MMLNPRYAIPKFSRNPILTSSTLLLYRFFSHSQRRKSSGFHNLDAAVTRFNCMIRALSPPPTCEFDKVLGAIVRMGHYPIAISLFSQFQLRGISPSIATFTILINCFCHQTHMAFAFSLLGTILKSGYQPNMVTFNTIINGFCMNGMIFKALNFYQHLVAQGYIFDEFTYGILINGLSKNGQTRAALHLIQEMEGRSVEPNLVMYSAVIDGLCKDGLVTDALSLCSRMGDRGVLLDVVTYNSLIRGCCSVGRWQDVNQLLMRMVRENVDTDDFTFNILIDALCKEGRILEAQGVFVMMMKRGEKPDIITYNAMMDGYFLRKSVNEAKELFNGMVKRGLEPDVLNYNVLINGYCKNEMVDEALVLFKEMRRKNLVPNIATYNSLIDGLCNLHRIPHVKELLDEMRDSGQPPDVVTYNILLDALCKTRPLDEAISLFWKIVQGIWPDFYTNYVIVDNLCKGEKLKIIEDALQYLLMHHCPPNVRTYTIIINALCKDGSFDEAILLLSKMDTNDCSPDAVTFDTIIGALLKKNETDKAEKLRHEMMERGLVNIEKRLMCEQGGNL
- the LOC131657514 gene encoding peptidyl-prolyl cis-trans isomerase FKBP17-2, chloroplastic-like; the encoded protein is MKPVVSSNKVNSTDWIATSLTRRFGLGVGLAWVGFSCFWRRLRTNQNSPRGVSRRQKRYYELKIGGGDTPRRGDLVVIDIMGKVESTGQVFVNTFEGEKKALALVMGSRPYSKGVCEGIEYVLKSMKAGGKRKVIVPPELGFRENGADLGSGVQIPPLATLEYIVQVDKVSIAPA